From a region of the Streptomyces sp. NBC_00193 genome:
- the rpsO gene encoding 30S ribosomal protein S15, whose translation MPLDAAVKKQLIAEFGAKEGDTGSPEVQVAMLSRRISDLTEHLKSHKHDHHSRRGLLILVGQRRRLLQYLAKKDIQRFRTLVERLGIRRGAAGAK comes from the coding sequence GTGCCGCTCGACGCCGCAGTCAAGAAGCAGCTCATCGCAGAGTTTGGTGCCAAGGAGGGCGACACCGGCTCCCCCGAGGTCCAGGTTGCGATGCTGTCCCGCCGCATCTCGGACCTGACCGAGCACCTGAAGTCCCACAAGCACGACCACCACTCCCGTCGTGGTCTGCTGATCCTGGTCGGCCAGCGTCGCCGCCTGCTGCAGTACCTGGCCAAGAAGGACATCCAGCGCTTCCGTACGCTGGTCGAGCGCCTCGGCATCCGCCGCGGTGCGGCCGGCGCCAAGTAA